One Nocardia farcinica genomic region harbors:
- a CDS encoding type I polyketide synthase, whose protein sequence is MQDDVTAVDPIAVVGMACRFPGNIDSPESLWRFVIDGKHTSSKFPADRSMTELADIAAPEVVAAMAPMGGFIDEPGEFDPEFFGISPREAKAMDPQQRIVLELTWQALEDARIDPNALHGSDTGVYVGAMSGDYAYLIPGQKDLDPGYVATGVSQSVLSGRISYVLGLQGPTMSIDTACSSSLVAMHLAARALKAGECSLALAAGVSIMSTLTGFYALGQHGAISKEGRSKPYSADADGFCMSEGAAVLVLERLSDARRHGHQVFALLRGAAVNQDGATKGLTVPSAQAQRKVIEAALADAGLGPGDVDVVEGHGTGTPVGDPVELEALFATYGSARPAGSPVRLGSVKGNFGHTQAAAGLAGVIKMIEAMRHETVPPSLGVSEPTGAVDWSSGAVRVVTEASPWPAGARPRRAGVSSFGISGTNAHVIVEEPPRTSPAPSEPPRVAPPVLLWPVSAKTPAALAAQAAALAEHVTAHPGYADQDIAYSLTATRATFDHRAVAVGGNRAELLDALAAIAAGRPVGPIRGQAMPDRGVVFVFPGQGGQYRGMAKQLIAESPEFAAGIRECDAAFAEFVDFSVFDVLTEAAGAPTLDHIDVLQPALFSTMVSLARLWRALGVAPAAVIGHSQGEVAAAYVAGALSLADAARVVALRSRALRTLAGTGTMASISTSAARVRELLVEVPELDVAAVNSPTTTVVAGAPEAVERMLAVCEREGLRARRIHVEVASHTGAMETVAEEIRAALAPITPRPSAIEFFSTVTGDVLETENLGADYWFANLRQTVNFEDGFQAAFQSGYNAFLEMSATPVLTAAMHESLDQFGAFADSCLIVGTLEREDAGLRRFLTSVATAHVHGVSPRWSRLYDPATHTAVPLPTYPFQRQTYWLASVHNANGGKPSGLGLADPGHPLLGAMTELPGADRFQFSTRLAVATHGWLCDHALHGNVLVPGAMLLELALHAGDQVGCPGVEKLTMYTPVTLPEQGAVHLHLVVGEAKAPGRRSIAIYSRPENEDAPAGQNLWSLHADGTLTTRSYAEDADQHGVELWPPVGAQQALEPERAYQTLAALGYHYGPIFQGMRAVWRRGEDIFAEVALPESVADADKYGLHPALLDAAMQSVAAVASMMPTEPGAIRLPFAWERVQLHAIGAKALRAKLTPAGPDRVRWVLADHNGRPVAVGTLQVRSISMGALAQRGLSGRQDSLFGVDWPALPVQRTRWTARPGEWAVLGDLPPGLTAGAELTVYPDRAALSAALADGAPVPKVVLATRTAAGRHIDAGPTEAVRAELAATLAWLQDWLADERVTETRLVLMSTGVQAVEPAETVTDLSGATVWGLVRSAQSEYQDRILQLDLDGAGVTLDQLATAVALDEPELALRRGTFHGRRIRSGLDAAATAGARLAGHWRLDIPGTGNLDDVTLVAGTAPAAELAPGTVRVALRAAGLSFPVALTGLAAVAGAPRRLVHEAAGVVRAVAADVTGFAPGDAVFGLVDAIADTVDADAALLAPVPAGWSMPQAAAAPVAYVTALHALREAAATTGERVLVHCASGGVGTAAVHLATHLGLEVFATASERKRDTLRGMGVAEDHLADSRSAEFATRFAGRGIDIVLDLLPAELTDASLGLLGATGRFVDLARGAVRDPRAVREACGVTYRTFELGDLDRDTLAGLLAEIARLAAAGTVPALPSTRFDIRQADAALRHLGEARHVGKIVLTWPPAFDPDRTVLVTGGTGTIGAIVARHLVHAYGARHLLLTSRSGPAAEGIDDLVAELTDAGARVRVAACDAADRAALAAVLDTVPAAHPLGGVVHLAAALADATFAQLTPDHLGAVLGAKADGAWHLHELTRDLDLSMFVLFSSAAGTFGAPGQANYAAANVFLDALARRRYHDGLAATSMAWGWWAEDTSNTGALDDKDRARLTRMGVTPIETEQALALFDAALHTGRPYLVPVGMDLSLLRVASSVAELPPFFRALLHSRPRATQQMGDSSQLAKRLAGLSPAEQHAVVVDMLETPIAMVLGYSSPEAVHPDREFTEMGIDSLSSIELGTHLRAITGVKLANSVIFQYPTVNLLAGHVLDQVTPQDAELADPIVSEVEMLLDRLAALHDDGQVPEPLLERLTGSIGRLRGGEVAVGDGARP, encoded by the coding sequence ATGCAGGATGACGTAACCGCAGTGGACCCGATCGCCGTCGTCGGCATGGCGTGCCGATTTCCGGGAAACATCGATTCCCCGGAATCGTTGTGGCGCTTCGTGATCGATGGAAAGCACACCTCCAGCAAATTTCCCGCGGATCGGTCGATGACCGAGCTCGCCGACATCGCCGCCCCGGAGGTGGTGGCCGCGATGGCCCCGATGGGCGGGTTCATCGACGAGCCGGGCGAATTCGATCCGGAGTTCTTCGGTATCAGCCCCCGCGAGGCCAAGGCGATGGATCCGCAGCAGCGGATCGTGCTCGAACTCACCTGGCAGGCGCTCGAGGACGCCCGCATCGACCCGAACGCGTTGCACGGCAGCGATACCGGCGTCTACGTCGGTGCGATGAGCGGCGACTACGCCTACCTGATCCCCGGCCAGAAGGATCTCGATCCCGGCTATGTCGCGACGGGGGTGAGCCAGAGCGTGCTCTCCGGCCGGATCTCCTACGTGCTCGGCCTGCAGGGCCCGACCATGAGCATCGACACCGCGTGCTCGTCGTCGCTGGTGGCGATGCATCTGGCGGCCCGGGCGCTGAAGGCGGGCGAATGCTCGCTCGCCCTGGCCGCCGGCGTCTCGATCATGTCCACCCTCACCGGCTTCTACGCACTCGGTCAGCACGGCGCGATCTCCAAAGAGGGCCGCAGCAAACCGTATTCGGCCGACGCCGACGGATTCTGCATGTCCGAGGGCGCGGCGGTGCTGGTGTTGGAGCGGCTCTCGGACGCGCGGCGCCACGGTCATCAGGTGTTCGCGCTGCTGCGCGGCGCGGCGGTCAACCAGGACGGCGCCACCAAGGGACTCACGGTGCCCAGCGCACAGGCCCAGCGCAAGGTCATCGAGGCCGCACTGGCCGACGCCGGACTCGGCCCCGGCGATGTCGACGTGGTGGAGGGGCACGGCACCGGAACGCCGGTCGGCGACCCGGTCGAACTCGAGGCGTTGTTCGCGACCTACGGCAGCGCTCGTCCCGCGGGCAGCCCGGTCCGGTTGGGCTCGGTCAAGGGCAATTTCGGGCACACGCAGGCCGCGGCCGGGCTCGCGGGCGTGATCAAGATGATCGAGGCGATGCGGCACGAGACCGTGCCGCCCTCGCTCGGGGTGAGCGAGCCGACCGGCGCGGTGGACTGGTCGTCCGGCGCGGTCCGGGTGGTCACCGAGGCGTCGCCGTGGCCTGCCGGTGCGCGGCCGCGCCGCGCCGGTGTCTCCTCCTTCGGCATCAGCGGCACCAACGCGCACGTCATCGTGGAGGAGCCGCCGCGCACGTCACCCGCGCCGAGCGAGCCGCCGCGGGTGGCACCGCCGGTGTTGCTGTGGCCGGTGTCGGCGAAGACGCCGGCGGCGTTGGCCGCCCAGGCCGCGGCGCTGGCCGAACACGTCACCGCGCACCCCGGATACGCCGACCAGGACATCGCGTATTCGCTCACCGCCACCAGGGCCACCTTCGATCACCGGGCGGTCGCGGTGGGCGGGAACCGGGCCGAGCTGCTCGACGCGCTGGCGGCCATCGCGGCCGGCCGGCCGGTGGGTCCGATCCGCGGGCAGGCCATGCCCGACCGCGGCGTCGTGTTCGTCTTCCCCGGCCAGGGTGGGCAGTACCGCGGCATGGCCAAGCAGCTGATCGCGGAGTCGCCGGAGTTCGCGGCGGGCATCCGCGAGTGCGACGCCGCCTTCGCCGAGTTCGTCGACTTCTCGGTCTTCGACGTGCTGACCGAGGCCGCGGGCGCGCCGACGCTGGACCACATCGACGTGCTGCAACCGGCGCTGTTCTCGACGATGGTGTCGCTGGCGCGGCTGTGGCGCGCGCTGGGTGTGGCACCGGCCGCGGTGATCGGCCATTCCCAGGGTGAGGTCGCGGCGGCCTATGTGGCGGGTGCGCTCTCGCTCGCCGACGCGGCCCGGGTGGTGGCGCTGCGCAGCCGGGCACTGCGCACGCTCGCGGGCACCGGCACGATGGCCTCGATCAGCACCTCGGCGGCGCGGGTGCGCGAGCTGCTGGTCGAGGTGCCCGAACTCGATGTGGCGGCGGTGAATTCGCCGACGACCACGGTGGTCGCCGGCGCGCCCGAGGCCGTCGAGCGGATGCTCGCGGTGTGTGAGCGGGAGGGCCTGCGGGCCCGCCGCATCCACGTCGAAGTGGCCTCGCACACCGGCGCCATGGAGACCGTCGCCGAGGAGATCCGCGCGGCGCTGGCCCCGATCACGCCGCGCCCGAGCGCGATCGAGTTCTTCTCGACCGTCACCGGCGACGTGCTGGAGACCGAGAACCTCGGCGCCGACTACTGGTTCGCGAATCTGCGCCAGACCGTGAACTTCGAGGACGGCTTCCAGGCCGCCTTCCAGTCCGGCTACAACGCCTTCCTGGAGATGAGCGCCACTCCGGTGCTCACCGCCGCCATGCACGAATCCCTCGACCAGTTCGGCGCGTTCGCCGACAGCTGCCTGATCGTCGGCACGCTCGAGCGCGAGGACGCCGGCCTGCGCCGGTTCCTCACCTCGGTGGCGACCGCGCACGTGCACGGGGTCTCGCCGCGGTGGTCGCGGCTGTACGACCCGGCCACGCACACCGCCGTGCCGCTGCCCACCTACCCGTTCCAACGGCAGACCTACTGGCTGGCCAGCGTGCACAACGCCAACGGCGGCAAGCCCAGCGGACTCGGCCTCGCCGATCCCGGCCACCCGCTGCTCGGCGCGATGACCGAGCTGCCCGGCGCCGACCGGTTCCAGTTCAGCACGCGGCTGGCGGTGGCCACACACGGCTGGCTGTGCGACCACGCGCTGCACGGCAACGTCCTGGTACCCGGCGCCATGCTGCTCGAACTGGCCCTGCACGCCGGAGACCAGGTCGGCTGCCCCGGCGTCGAGAAGCTGACCATGTACACCCCGGTCACGCTGCCCGAGCAGGGCGCGGTGCACCTGCACCTGGTGGTCGGCGAGGCGAAGGCACCCGGGCGGCGCAGCATCGCGATCTACTCGCGACCGGAGAACGAGGACGCCCCCGCCGGGCAGAATCTGTGGAGCCTGCACGCCGACGGCACCCTCACCACCCGCAGCTACGCCGAGGACGCCGATCAGCACGGCGTGGAGCTGTGGCCGCCGGTGGGCGCACAGCAGGCGCTCGAACCCGAGCGCGCCTACCAGACCCTGGCCGCCCTCGGCTACCACTACGGACCGATCTTCCAGGGCATGCGTGCGGTGTGGCGGCGCGGTGAGGACATCTTCGCCGAGGTCGCGCTGCCCGAATCGGTCGCCGACGCCGACAAGTACGGGCTGCATCCGGCACTGCTGGACGCGGCGATGCAGTCGGTGGCGGCGGTGGCGTCGATGATGCCGACCGAACCCGGCGCGATCCGGTTGCCGTTCGCCTGGGAGCGGGTGCAGTTGCACGCGATCGGCGCGAAAGCGCTGCGCGCCAAGCTGACTCCGGCCGGGCCCGATCGCGTCCGGTGGGTGTTGGCCGACCACAACGGCCGTCCGGTGGCGGTGGGCACCCTGCAGGTGCGCTCGATCTCGATGGGCGCGCTGGCGCAGCGCGGGCTCTCGGGACGCCAGGATTCGCTGTTCGGCGTCGACTGGCCCGCCCTGCCGGTGCAGCGCACCCGCTGGACGGCCCGGCCGGGGGAGTGGGCGGTGCTGGGTGACCTGCCGCCGGGCCTCACCGCCGGCGCGGAGCTGACCGTCTACCCGGACCGGGCCGCACTCTCGGCCGCGCTGGCCGACGGCGCACCCGTGCCGAAGGTGGTGCTCGCCACCAGGACCGCGGCGGGCCGGCACATTGACGCCGGTCCCACCGAGGCGGTGCGCGCCGAACTGGCCGCCACGCTGGCGTGGTTGCAGGACTGGCTGGCCGACGAGCGCGTCACCGAGACCCGGTTGGTGCTGATGAGCACCGGCGTGCAGGCCGTCGAGCCCGCCGAGACGGTGACCGACCTGTCCGGGGCGACGGTGTGGGGCCTGGTGCGCAGTGCGCAGTCGGAGTATCAGGACCGCATCCTGCAGCTGGACCTCGACGGCGCGGGCGTCACCCTCGACCAGCTGGCCACCGCCGTGGCACTCGACGAACCCGAACTCGCCCTGCGGCGCGGCACCTTCCACGGCAGGCGCATCCGCTCCGGGCTGGACGCGGCGGCGACCGCGGGCGCGCGGCTGGCCGGACACTGGCGACTGGACATCCCCGGCACCGGCAACCTGGACGACGTCACCCTGGTGGCGGGTACCGCACCGGCGGCCGAACTCGCGCCGGGCACGGTGCGGGTGGCACTGCGGGCGGCCGGGTTGTCGTTCCCGGTGGCACTGACCGGGCTGGCCGCCGTGGCGGGCGCGCCGCGGCGGCTGGTGCACGAGGCGGCGGGCGTGGTGCGCGCCGTCGCGGCCGACGTGACCGGATTCGCGCCCGGTGACGCGGTGTTCGGTCTGGTCGACGCGATCGCCGACACCGTCGACGCCGACGCGGCACTGCTGGCCCCGGTACCCGCGGGATGGTCGATGCCGCAGGCCGCGGCGGCGCCGGTCGCCTACGTCACCGCCCTGCACGCCCTGCGGGAGGCCGCCGCGACGACCGGGGAACGGGTGCTGGTGCACTGCGCCAGCGGCGGCGTCGGCACGGCCGCGGTGCATCTGGCCACGCACCTGGGCCTCGAGGTGTTCGCCACCGCGAGCGAACGCAAGCGGGACACGTTGCGCGGCATGGGAGTGGCCGAGGACCACCTGGCCGATTCCCGTTCGGCCGAGTTCGCCACCCGGTTCGCCGGCCGCGGCATCGACATCGTGCTCGACCTGCTGCCCGCCGAACTCACCGACGCCTCGCTCGGCTTGCTCGGCGCGACCGGCCGGTTCGTCGACCTCGCCCGCGGCGCGGTGCGCGACCCGCGCGCGGTGCGCGAGGCGTGCGGCGTCACCTACCGCACCTTCGAACTCGGCGACCTCGACCGGGACACCCTGGCTGGCCTGCTGGCCGAGATCGCCCGGCTGGCGGCGGCGGGCACGGTGCCCGCGCTGCCGTCGACCCGCTTCGACATCCGCCAGGCCGACGCCGCGCTGCGGCATCTGGGCGAGGCCCGCCACGTCGGCAAGATCGTGCTCACCTGGCCGCCCGCCTTCGATCCGGACCGGACCGTGCTCGTCACCGGCGGCACCGGCACCATCGGCGCGATCGTCGCCCGGCACCTGGTGCACGCCTACGGCGCCCGGCATCTGCTGCTCACCAGCCGCAGCGGCCCCGCCGCCGAGGGCATCGACGACCTGGTCGCCGAACTGACCGACGCGGGGGCGCGGGTGCGGGTGGCCGCCTGCGATGCCGCCGACCGCGCGGCGTTGGCCGCGGTGCTCGACACGGTGCCCGCCGCGCACCCGCTCGGCGGCGTCGTGCACCTGGCCGCCGCCCTGGCCGACGCCACCTTCGCCCAGCTGACACCCGACCACCTCGGCGCCGTGCTCGGCGCCAAGGCCGACGGCGCCTGGCATCTGCACGAACTCACCCGTGACCTGGATCTGTCGATGTTCGTGCTGTTCTCCTCGGCCGCGGGCACGTTCGGCGCGCCCGGACAGGCGAACTACGCCGCCGCCAACGTCTTCCTCGACGCGCTGGCCCGGCGCCGCTACCACGACGGGCTCGCCGCCACCTCGATGGCTTGGGGCTGGTGGGCCGAGGACACCTCCAACACCGGCGCGCTCGACGACAAGGACCGCGCCCGCCTCACCCGCATGGGCGTGACGCCGATCGAGACCGAGCAGGCGCTCGCCCTCTTCGACGCCGCGCTGCACACCGGTCGGCCCTACCTGGTGCCGGTGGGCATGGACCTGTCGCTGCTGCGGGTGGCGTCCTCGGTGGCCGAGCTGCCGCCGTTCTTCCGCGCGCTGCTGCACTCGCGGCCGCGGGCGACCCAGCAGATGGGCGACTCCTCCCAGCTGGCCAAGCGGCTGGCCGGACTGAGCCCGGCCGAGCAGCACGCGGTGGTCGTTGACATGCTCGAGACCCCGATCGCGATGGTGCTCGGCTACTCCTCACCCGAGGCGGTGCACCCGGATCGCGAGTTCACCGAGATGGGCATCGATTCGCTCAGCTCGATCGAACTCGGCACCCACCTGCGCGCCATCACCGGCGTGAAGCTGGCGAATTCGGTGATCTTCCAGTACCCGACGGTCAACCTGCTGGCCGGGCACGTGCTCGACCAGGTGACCCCGCAGGACGCCGAACTCGCCGACCCGATCGTCAGCGAAGTGGAGATGCTGCTGGACCGCCTGGCCGCGCTGCACGACGACGGACAGGTGCCCGAACCCCTGCTGGAGCGGCTGACCGGCTCGATCGGACGGCTGCGCGGCGGGGAGGTGGCGGTGGGCGACGGAGCCCGGCCGTGA
- a CDS encoding class I SAM-dependent methyltransferase — MGTRTPGIRDVSDTARWVAVYRARESERPDALFQDPFAAELAGAAGAGLADPALLPRGARNHWPTVVRTRLIDDLVLRSLAAGCDRVINLAAGLDTRPYRLPVPAATVWYEADLPALLADKDAVLADRRPRCRRVTRALDVTDPAALTGFLAEATADSAHALVLTEGLLPYLTPPQVRAIAAAVHAAPVRGWVFDHWSPAMRYAVNALLGRELGSARWQFAAPLRFFEGWRVDSAQSTFRAAARWRRAPLPFRPWALAPETGLRRRPERSPFWCGVVRMRRVDEAV, encoded by the coding sequence ATGGGCACCCGCACCCCGGGCATCCGGGACGTCTCCGACACCGCCCGCTGGGTGGCGGTGTACCGGGCCAGGGAATCCGAGCGCCCGGACGCCCTCTTCCAGGACCCCTTCGCCGCCGAACTCGCCGGCGCCGCCGGAGCAGGACTCGCCGATCCCGCCCTGCTGCCGCGCGGCGCGCGCAACCACTGGCCCACGGTGGTGCGCACCCGGCTGATCGACGACCTCGTGCTGCGGTCGCTGGCCGCGGGTTGCGACCGGGTGATCAATCTGGCCGCCGGGCTCGACACCCGTCCCTACCGACTGCCCGTCCCGGCCGCAACGGTGTGGTACGAAGCCGATCTGCCCGCGCTGCTCGCCGACAAGGACGCGGTGCTCGCCGACCGGCGGCCCCGGTGCCGCCGGGTCACCCGTGCGCTCGACGTGACCGACCCGGCCGCGCTCACCGGCTTCCTCGCCGAGGCCACCGCGGACTCGGCGCACGCACTGGTGCTCACCGAGGGCTTGCTGCCGTACCTCACCCCGCCGCAGGTGCGCGCGATCGCCGCCGCCGTGCACGCGGCGCCGGTGCGCGGCTGGGTGTTCGACCACTGGTCGCCCGCCATGCGGTACGCGGTCAACGCGTTGCTCGGTCGCGAGCTGGGCTCGGCGCGTTGGCAATTCGCGGCACCGCTGCGGTTCTTCGAGGGCTGGCGGGTCGACAGCGCGCAGTCCACCTTCCGTGCCGCGGCCCGCTGGCGCCGCGCGCCCCTGCCGTTCCGACCCTGGGCGCTGGCGCCGGAGACCGGGTTGCGGCGGCGGCCGGAGCGCTCGCCGTTCTGGTGCGGCGTGGTGCGGATGCGCCGCGTGGACGAGGCGGTGTGA
- a CDS encoding metallophosphoesterase family protein: MTRVLAVSDLHVGHPGNREVVDLLRPTTPHDWLIVAGDVGERIEHIRGVLAELRARFAKVIWVPGNHELWTTARDPGPRRGEGRYRRLIAECRALGVLTPEDPYPVWEGPGGPVALVPMFLLYDYTFLPRGARTKADALELARARGTVAIDEQLLAHEPYDSREQWCRARVEHTRSRLDAMDPALPLVLINHFPLLREQTRMLWHAEFAPWCGTVLTADWHRTYPVRCVVYGHLHIRRTDHFDGVRFEEVSLGYPREWRRRGLPDPLLREILPGPSSSVVGARARRAVGGAVRAATALTRPAAARRGRTTP; this comes from the coding sequence GTGACCCGCGTGCTCGCCGTCTCCGATCTGCACGTCGGGCATCCGGGCAACCGGGAGGTGGTCGACCTGCTCCGGCCGACCACCCCCCACGACTGGCTGATCGTCGCCGGCGACGTGGGCGAGCGAATCGAGCACATCCGCGGCGTGCTCGCCGAACTGCGCGCCCGCTTCGCGAAGGTGATCTGGGTGCCCGGAAACCACGAATTGTGGACCACCGCCAGAGATCCGGGCCCCCGCCGCGGCGAGGGCAGGTACCGGCGGTTGATCGCCGAATGCCGCGCCCTGGGCGTGCTCACCCCGGAGGACCCCTATCCGGTGTGGGAGGGTCCGGGCGGCCCGGTGGCGCTGGTGCCGATGTTCCTGCTCTACGACTACACCTTCCTGCCGCGCGGTGCGCGGACCAAGGCCGATGCGCTGGAGCTGGCCCGCGCCAGGGGCACCGTCGCCATCGACGAACAGCTGCTGGCCCACGAGCCCTACGACTCGCGGGAACAGTGGTGCCGAGCCAGGGTGGAGCACACCAGGAGCAGGCTCGACGCCATGGATCCGGCGCTGCCGCTGGTGCTGATCAACCACTTCCCGCTGTTGCGGGAACAGACCAGGATGCTCTGGCACGCGGAGTTCGCGCCGTGGTGCGGCACCGTGCTCACCGCCGACTGGCACCGCACCTACCCGGTGCGCTGTGTCGTCTACGGGCACTTGCACATCCGGCGCACCGACCACTTCGACGGCGTGCGCTTCGAAGAGGTCTCGCTCGGCTATCCGCGCGAGTGGCGCCGCCGCGGCCTGCCCGATCCGCTGCTGCGCGAGATCCTGCCCGGCCCCTCGTCCTCGGTCGTCGGCGCCCGGGCCCGGCGCGCGGTCGGCGGCGCGGTGCGGGCGGCGACAGCGTTGACCCGCCCGGCCGCGGCCAGGCGAGGGAGGACCACACCATGA
- a CDS encoding type II toxin-antitoxin system Rv0910 family toxin, translating into MAGFEVSRALDASPAQIYTIIADTTTWSEWFMLHESFAEAPPEHITVNSRMVQNIRMLGMSQRIELTVTAFKPPMQLIISGRSPAGVSCEFSFAIERKPGGCQLTIAGAFSGAVLTGQLEQAVQREAQTQLVASIGKLAALSDVPA; encoded by the coding sequence ATGGCCGGCTTCGAGGTCAGCAGAGCACTGGACGCCAGCCCGGCGCAGATCTACACCATCATCGCCGACACCACCACCTGGAGTGAGTGGTTCATGTTGCACGAGAGTTTCGCCGAAGCACCGCCGGAACACATCACGGTGAATTCACGGATGGTGCAGAACATTCGGATGCTGGGCATGTCACAGCGCATCGAGTTGACCGTCACCGCGTTCAAACCGCCCATGCAGCTGATCATTTCCGGCCGCAGTCCGGCCGGTGTCAGTTGCGAGTTCAGCTTCGCCATCGAACGGAAGCCAGGGGGTTGCCAGCTGACCATCGCCGGCGCCTTCAGCGGGGCGGTGCTCACCGGTCAGCTGGAACAGGCCGTGCAGCGGGAGGCACAGACCCAGCTGGTCGCCTCGATCGGCAAGCTGGCGGCGCTGTCCGACGTGCCCGCCTAG